The following is a genomic window from Trichomycterus rosablanca isolate fTriRos1 chromosome 5 unlocalized genomic scaffold, fTriRos1.hap1 SUPER_5_unloc_2, whole genome shotgun sequence.
GCCAACTTATTGGCGCTAAGACCAGCTTATCCTCAGGTTACCACCCTGAGTCTAATGGGCAGTCGGAAAGGCTGATTCAGGacctgagcaagatgctcaggtgcctgactgCAGGGAATCCGGCCACATGGTCCGATAAATTATTGTGGGCAgaatttgctcacaataccctgcatcactcgtcatcacaatttaaaaaaaataaaattattattttatttaaaatctgcatttgagtcctcctttctcccacataacagttaaaagcttttttccttttatatcattttgatttaagtatatttattaaatacatttgggtAATTTAAGGTGTACATTTTCCCAATCTACTTCTACAAATGGGTTATTATTTACAATAGGCTCTATGCACGACTGTCTTCCGGGTTCTCGTATACTGGCAGATCAACTTCCGGTATTCATTTGCCGGTCGTCAACAAGCAGATAACGTTAGGCATGGCTCTCTTTTACACTTGTTGTCTTCAAGATTAACCTCGTCTGACAGTGAACGATTTAGACCGACCGACGCATGGTTTGTACTGCTTCTTCTAACAAGCGGGAAAAaggattttaaatgtacaactcCAGCGACATTGACAAATATGAAGGTAAGTACGTTAGCAAACATTTCCTTAGAACCATGCAAGTAGGGTAGTTGTAAACTGGTTAGTGGTTGTTTTGCTAGACTAGACAAACACTACATCTAGCTTGACAGACCAGTATTAAGATTCATGTTTTAGTTAGCTTTGAAGCATACCAttacaatttcatttttatgcatatTCTGCTTGCACAGTGCCAGGTTAGGCAAGCTTTAAGATAGTGTCAAATCCCATGTATTAATGATGttcaaacaacaataaatatatatatgtatgtgtgttcaattcccaggtggagtggtccgggttctttctgtgtgaggtttgcatgttctccctgtatctgcgtgggtttcctccggcagctcctgtttcctcccacagtccatagacgtgcaagtgaggtgaattggagatacaaaattgtttgatattaaaacttgaactgatgaattttgtgtaatgagtaactaccatttctgtcatgaatgtaaccaaagtgtaaaacatgatgttaaaatcctaatacaacataaaacaaactaaacatatctgactggatatattagcaatttaccctcaatcttttgattaagtgtaaaaagttttgttCACCAATATATGAATGAGttatcttttattcattatcaaatgttatatgtcagaccataataaatttcctgtcaattgattaatttgatgttacagtattaacatgtcTTTCTCCAAAAACATATTTGTTGTAAATGCGAGGAGgaactttgatttttttattcttatgtttATTACAGCAGGTTATCAAGAATTAgtcattacagaatttatcagtGTCAAGCTGGCAGCAATGGGGTATCAAATATATATGCTGTTCAGTTCAAAACCTTGTATCAtgttacaaaagagaaaaaaaaaacgtccatttgaagttaaatgtaaaaagattttatttcaagtctttttaacgccattcaagtggtctattcattgtgaaatgaatgttaaacaactgccagattcacaaaacgtaagaaacagcaaaaactgttttacacactcaatatagaagcactttgtagttctacaattactgactgtagtccatctgtttctctacatgctttgttagccccttttcatgctgttcttcaatgactctcccaggacccccacagagcaggtattatttaggtggtggatgattctcagcactgcagtgacacggacatggtgctggtgtgttagtgtgtgttgtggtatgagtggatcagacacagcagcgctgctgcagtttttaaacacctcactgtcactgctggactgagaatcgtccaccaaccaataacatccagccaacagcgcctcatgggcagcgtcctgtgaccactgatgaaggtctagaagatgaccaattgaaacagcagcaatagatgagtgatcgtctctgactttatgcctacaaggtggaccaacaaggtaggagtgtttaatagagtggacagtgagtggacacggtgtttaaaaactccagcagcactgctgtgtctgatccactcataccagcacaacacacactaacacaccaccagcatgtcattgtcactgcagtgctgagaatcatccaccacctaaataatacctgctctgtgggggtcctggtcatcaagaacagaaaggaggctaacagtatagaaagaaacaaattaactacagtttgtaattgtagaactaataaaataatcagagTGTAGACATAAGAGGTATGTTTACATAATGAAGAGGCTTTTGTTggctttttatgcttttgtttaaaaacagagtataaactataatatatatatttacaatatttaaatgtgcacgttctttaaaaaattacagTCAAAAACGAATGTTTAGCTCCATCCCTTGACAAGTGGTCCAATCTCACGATACAGTAAACAGCTGATTTATGCTCTGATAGCGATCACTGTGTCAAACAACTTATTCTTTTTAACCCGTCGGATGCAGCGTTCAACATGAACCCTGAGAATGTACCGATCCACCCCGATCTTGTTTTTGAAAACACAAAACCTTCTTACTAATTTTAGAACTCAAACTCGTATATTCGCCGCTATACGACACGTTGTGATTAGAAATTTGCCGGTGTTTATAACAAACCGGAAGCTAGACTGCCCGACTAACGCTAAACGGAAACGCGTCACAGAGCTTGCGTGCATAGAGCCTATTAGAGCATAAAAAGTTTCTGGTTTTCCTGTCATGTTAAAATAGTCAAATAGATCCTTGaatgtttttttcagtttattttcAAATACATCACATACAGATATGACATTGCCTTTATGCTTTGTAATATTTTTTCTTGTTATTATTGCTTGTTTGGCCTCAGCTAAAATTATGTTTAaagcaaatgttttttgttttcccattaaaaccaaataaaaacaggGGTTGCCATTCAGTCTGTTCCTCTTGTTTcttgtttaaaaacactgtagttattttctttatttttgttaaaaaacatttaaatttttcacAGTTAAAAAACATGTGTTTGAGTCCTTCATCTTCTTTAAAGCATACTTTACATTTGGGGTCTTTTTCTAATCCTATTTTGCACATTctcatttcattaaaaatacaGTTATGTCTTAAAAGGAAATCAAAGTTTTCaagttgtacatttttaaattgtcTAGTGTTCTTAAAAATATTTTCTGCTTCTAGGTTTGGGAACAGCCTGCTCCAATATTCTTTTGCTCTTGGTTCTACCCACGctttttgtattaaaacagtgtatatttttttcaATGTACAGCTTTCAATtggaattgtttaatttttcatttttactttgaTGTCCCAAATTAAGTTTTcacttgtttctttttttcctatATGTTTTTCAATTTCGCTTATTGCACTGCATTTTTTAGTTTTTCGTAGTTATTTTGAATTTGGGTTTTGTTTACTGTGTTCTTGTTGGTTTCTAATGCATCGTATATCACTTGTGTGGGTAGAAATCCTGATCTAACTTCATATAAAACATCTTTTACTTGGCGCACCCCTGCTCGGAACCAGTCTCTAAAGAATAGCTCCCTGCCCTCATTTAAAATCATTGGGttaaaaaacagtggctggttcCTTTCTTTTACCTCTATTTCTGTAAAATCCATAAAATCTCTCCATGCtctaaacacttttttataaAACTCTGGTATGTTTTGTATCATTTGCTCATTCATTTTCAtgcttaaaacattaaaatccatccctcctcctcctccacatttgttcattatttatctaaaactatcCTTCCATGCCTGTTCATCTTGATTTAAAAATGTTCTTACCATTTTAATTCTCAGTGCTTTTATAATTGTAAAAACATCCAAAAGTTTGAGTCCTCCTTGCTCTACTGGCCCTATTAAAGTGTCGTATGCAATTATGGCTGGTTTCCCATCccataaaaagtttaaaactgtcgcttttattctttttaaagcCCAATGAGGTATACTAGTGACATTAAGAGCATAccaagctttggataaaaacagtgtgtttaaaatCAGTACCTTCCCTTTTAAAAATACTTCTCTCTGTTTCCAAAAATGTAGTCTGTTTtccatcatttttaaaatctCTTCCCAAATTTCATCCCttgctttcatttcattttctcccattctgaTTCCTAAGATTTTAAGCTGTGTTACctctttaaattgtatttctttCGGTTTTGAGTCCGTGTTTCCTATTTTCATGTAAAccgtttttttctttattaacccTGGCCCCTGTCCctttacagtatattttaaatgtcaCCATTGCTTTCTGAATGCTTTTAACGTCTCCAAGTGTTAGTGTTGTATCGTCTGCGTATTGAAatattttgtgttctttttgtaaGACACCGCCATCCTCCCACCACTAGAGGGAGACCGCGTGCCACACCCAGGGATAATTAAGCTGATTGAcatcagctgtgcagcacctttaTAAAGGCTGCGGCGCAGAGTCTTGTGTTAATTTAGTAATACCAGACCTCGCCGGTAATTTGGTATTCTCTTCTTAAAAAAGACATCTTTCGTCCTCTTTTTCTCTGTTTCGGGAACATTGGTTTTCCCCTAAAAGAAAGACCTTTTTGTTTATCTCCCTGTTTAAATAACTGGAACAGTTTtagaaaagtaaagtaattTATCATTTCTTTAGTAACCTCACACCTTTGTTGAGGTCTCTTTGAGTTCTGAAACGACTACCCAACAGCCAGCGGGTAGCTCATCAGattagtttttctttgtgtattttttttgtgtattCTACCCTATAGAGTAGTGGTTAGTGCATCAGTCTCTCGAGCTCAGTACGCTGACGTGCGGGGTTCGAAACCAcacgttttattttttattatcaagtTGCGGTCTCCGCTATTTCAGTCAGTCTTTCCTCTctgttttcccttttttcaacaaacacacagttcctttatatatatatatatataaatacacatatatcttctgctatttgtttacatttaaggaTTATCATTTAAAACCGTTAAGTAGTTCAAAGTCACAAGCCCATAGCGAATCGGGTAGAGCAAAGCTCTTTAACACCCGCGATTTTTCAAATCTGCTTTTGGGTCCCACCAGACTGTTATTTAAGATCTGGAAAAACACAACACGAGGCGTTTGAGCCCCGTAACACTTTTGTTAATAAGATCCCTTTTGTTTCTCTGTCAGCACTGATAGCCAAACCCAGGGGTTCTGCTGCTAATGTATATAGCAGCGCTGACAGAGGACATCCTTGCCTTATTGATCTGGTTATTGGTATAAACTTTGTTAAAAAACCATTAATCTTTACACAGCTGTGTATGTTTGAATAGAGACATCTCAGCCACTGTACAAAAACTCCTCCGAATTCAAATGTttctattaaattaaataaatatttatgttcTACTCTGTCAAAGGCTTTTTCAAAGTCTATGCTTATTATGTatcctgtttttttattttctttcatgtGCCATATTATATCCCTGATATTACTCACCGTGTCTGAGATGTCTCTATtctacgacggcgtattagggccactaaagaaaaaaaatttttttatttgttctgagattaaagtcgatattattctgagattaaagtcgacattattctgagattaaagtcgacattattctgagattaaagtcgacattattctgagattaaagtcgatattattctgagattaaagtcgaaataatatgGCCATAGCAGCCGCCTCGTGTTAAAATGagtgatgttcatgatttggtgaAGTTATACTTTCGCATCGGTTTTACGAATAAAGAAATCCTCAATCTCTTGGCACAACAGCACCGGATTGTTATTAGCATAAGGACGCTGAAACGGATTTGCAgtaaactgcatttatttagaagaaagaaCCAGACGGACTTAGAGGAAATCTTCTCTTTTGTTGAAGCGGAACTTGCGGGCAGTGGCAGGCTACAAGGCTATCGGTGGTTACATCTCCGTGCTGTTCGAAGAGGGTTTGTAGTTTCACAGGAGACGATGAGAATGATCATCAAAATGATCGATCCCGAAGGAGTGCAACTCCGGCGCGCTCGGCGTCTGCGCCGTCGCCAGTACTGCAACCGAGGCCCCAACGCTTTATGGCatatggactcgtacgataaactaaagccttatggcattgctataaatggttgcattgacggaTTTAGTCgccatgtcatgtggatggaggcGTACAACACGAATAACGACCCAAAAGTAATTGCGGGTTATTGGATAAGCACAGTAACGCGCATTGGAGGCTGCCCTCAGCGCCtgcgtgccgatccaggtactgagaatgGGCATGTGAGGGAAATGCAGATGTTTTTACGCAGAAATCACTCGGACCCTTACGCAGGAGAGAGAAGTTTCATTTATGGATGCAGCACGGCAAACCAACGCATAGAATCGTGGTGGGGCATTCTGCGTAAACAAAGTGGACAGTTCTGGATGGACATTTTCCAGACGCTCAGAGATGATGGACATTTTTCCGGTGACTTCTTGGACAGAAATCTGATACAGTTCTGCTTCCTTAACCTAATTCAGGTAGGCTCTATAGCCACAGGCTACACCTTCTGTATTTATATTCATCAGTTATGTATTGCCAGATTGTTTTCATTAAGCTACCTTCACTACATTTGATCAGAAACAGCTATAGTCTGTAATTAATCTGTCTATTAATCTAAaccatttattaatgtaatagcaCCACCAAAAGGTATTATTTTGTTGGCAGACAATTCCAGGCACAAGTCACACTTACAAAAAAGTCCAGCAACATTGCTGTCACATTCAGttgtaccagcaaaacacactacTATGTTAGTGCCACTGCTGTGATGATAATATTCTACCACCAAAATAGCTTTACCAACAAATCAGCTGCGATCTCATCGTACCAGCAGTCTTTTACCACTAATGGTCAAGTTAGGGGTTGGCTGATAAATTGTGGAGCAAGAGACGAGGCACGGTGACTAATTGTAGGTGTGCTTGGTAAACTGGTCATTGAAGCCAGGTATAAGATGTTGACAATATAAAGTTTTGATAATATTTTAATGACGTATATGTTTAACTAAATTTATGACTCAACACAGGCTTTGTAAGCATAAGTGTCCCATATATTGATGGTAAATGTTCTGTGCATATTTTTTGTTGGGACAGTAGTTGAACTAAGTTTTACATATTTATGTTCATGCAGGAGGAACTAGACGAAGTTGTGAGGACATGGAACTCCCATCAAATAAGGTCAAGGCCAGGAATTCCAGGAGGACGCCCaattttaatgtactgtatgcCACAGATTTATGGTGCAGGGGAGGACAAACTCAAATATGTGCTTCCAGAAGAGGTCACTGTTTGCAAAGAGGAATGCACCCCAAAATCCCAGTTCCCCTGTGATGAAACAGTCTTTGAGCTCTGTGCTCTTCTTATTGATGAAAATGGCTGGGATGCTCCTGTTGATGCATACCATGCAGCTGAACTGTACATTCTCTTAAGAAATCAAATACTAGATAATATCTAGAACTGAGCTTCTCAACACCAGCTATGGGGACCCACTGATGAGTGGGTTCTCGGAACTGAAGTTACTTTCTAATAGATTGTGTCTGtagttatattaaaataaatgatgtgtttATATGCATGCAtctgacaaaataaaaattcaataaTTTCACATATATGGTGTCTATCTATAGACAAGGAACAGGCTAGACAAGTATTACATACACAAACTTTTTAATACTAAAATTCAAGGCAAAAACAGGGTAAATGAGAACAACAAAAATCTCCATACAAAAGTAATATACTAATGCCCTAGAAACTTTTGCCTTTTTCAAgtcctttgtttttttatagtagttattattaattttgcaACTTAATACTGTATCAAACTGAACATACTATACTTTTCAAAcaacatgtatgtatgtaattatGCAATAACAACATCATCCAACATAAAATGTTtgcataaaattacattttctgtTTGTAGGACATGTCAAAAGCTTTTTCTTTGGACCGGGATGTCTTAATTTTAAACATAGTTTGTATTGACGCATATACACACAAGCAATATTATGTGCAGCAAGAATGCAAACATGCATACTTGCTGCACAGAATATCACTTATGTGTATATGCGTCAATACAATCTATGTTTAAAATTAGGACATCCCGGTCCAAAGAAAAAGCTTTTGACATGTTATTACTACACAATGTCCATCACCCAGATGTTGCTCTCCAGAACAGCATTAAATTCAGAGCGGAAGTCAGGAAAATGATCATAGCTCTCAGAGAGATGTATGAGCATCCCACATGTACGTCCAATAGGCCTCCTTGTGAAATTGCTCTGGACAATGAACTCCACCTCAATAACATCCGACACCACTAAATCAGAGCCTGTGCAGAACCTCAAAAATTTTCCAAGCTTGTTTTCATCAAGTTCTCTGATGTATCGTTTTAAGTGTGTGGCAACTTCTGCTTGCTTTGTTGTCATTTCTTTCGGAAACTTTAACATTTTTGCCACTTTTTTTGGTGTCGgcttcaggtcactgtacattttggtcagttcctcataactgagagTCATCTCTACCCGTGTTATCTCATTCCAGCAGTCAATGACAAACTTTGGTTTTTGCACAAGCTCCTTATGAGATAGCTCTTTAAGAATTTCTGGCAGAGTGGTGGCAGTAACTCTCCTCCTGCATTCATAACTGTTAAGAATTTCCAATAGGTCATCAAAATCAACAGAGGTAAAGTCATCTAGAGCTTGACTTAGCATATCTCGATCTTGGCAGCTCACAAACTGTAGAAAGTGTGCATTCAGATCACTGAACACAGTACCAAATAAGACCTCTTCAATAAATGGTGGCGCCAGCTTGATTGGTAAATATTTGCAATCTTGAAATCCTTTGACAAGAATTCGCCCAGCTGCTGTCCATTTTGCAGCA
Proteins encoded in this region:
- the LOC134304405 gene encoding uncharacterized protein LOC134304405, translated to MRMIIKMIDPEGVQLRRARRLRRRQYCNRGPNALWHMDSYDKLKPYGIAINGCIDGFSRHVMWMEAYNTNNDPKVIAGYWISTVTRIGGCPQRLRADPGTENGHVREMQMFLRRNHSDPYAGERSFIYGCSTANQRIESWWGILRKQSGQFWMDIFQTLRDDGHFSGDFLDRNLIQFCFLNLIQEELDEVVRTWNSHQIRSRPGIPGGRPILMYCMPQIYGAGEDKLKYVLPEEVTVCKEECTPKSQFPCDETVFELCALLIDENGWDAPVDAYHAAELYILLRNQILDNI